The Pseudanabaena galeata CCNP1313 genome includes a region encoding these proteins:
- a CDS encoding pentapeptide repeat-containing protein yields the protein MASNKNIPQKSQGANEPNKQPVQSDATDVDWMIISDISTRIGGSPDIKSGSNQSPVISHSQVSRDQDADNDLEDLEWLRSLGLDDPIERPTSRNTSNKSNSQGSTTPNNEVENIDWLIVSDLKTRMDDSDNARANPSYQDISQPQTTLQQVSDSLNLEEDLGLDELNFLSDSDFSDLDSLGFDTSNSLSIDELQNEIDNTEGKIRELEELLDDNKDSSFDLSDNDWDSISGILDDNFIQPSSGFDLDTVSRSSETSAQVSDVLGNNDKEFESIALVVEQLPETYYADDLDSLDNLLANDLDLFEEVQSEEAQSEEMQSEEMQFNQIVDDFEVQDNFTGQFENEWQNSLAQDLPLDDFEFGSLGVEVDNTLDDDFAVSPYQGSFNPNVNEDEIWSSNSSELEHSHLDESVENAFTSDWGEVPKNEIDDDALWDIPSSIDGDLISSTTSIDNAFGISDNWASGSPQVDEPDLQEHGDFELVNIPSEASENADFEYPNLESSKSEDYVSFEPTVDSSIEFADSLSIEPEFDRQIEAPLEQVFEQPNNQLEDAGDLEDWGIELTSEDVDVDNDINADLSWDASLANENIIDTGLVDEADWSESLEAEIDIDNETDWSASLEAEISRGNDAWHNELVETEDYLPPSDQASEIFNDDLLGAVDNNLLEQSLNEGFDFSNNSNNIGDNDWAIADGADNGNELPESISSSEAINLEFPQPYEVFNDISGNLDTSEQTLHQQQTINSNEFVELDASSHNDIYSTGIEINEFEQSENYTSPSSEWDILSESIAEQITDSDFANYADSLAVEEFPDSGLDDNFAKYDDSSVNDFDNFDNNIVPPANVSSVESNWDANTSQSLVTDNSNANDNLGGMLDDDFDLASFDEDSLPELPVDDFSLNSIPTTLTPNRPVSDLPVEEDSLSDGSSLPQTDINLVDRVESNLVGASDPFEEALVNDLLNDNYAEVNFQEEALAHDLLNGFVSESEGFNDFVSVKEESSTITSPSLNLEASKFALTTSDHDFLDDFDLASLDPLTDDGFISAQISTGLTPPTPQIAPPPPSLPPLTKQEPTSPSVNNPPPPPFLPPLPPKRNPTQGGSTPPIPPSRPNATSQPQPPNRMGRSNQDDFDRFHSQPDQHRQRKPISSIDEGWSELLDADTVLSGGRASTGTSYSDITTPPSAGSSVGKAPQNRERRERNSSGMAKRKETGLPDFNDLGLEIHDDNTDWSGLLDSGDLSDSITTISPQNTQLPSRIRTNPTASLRSDITGISETREIPRDRRRPSASFGDSTQARMGATPDQIDFNRFTEDNYDAYGGYDQPVASPPPSASSKTKLTMPSVSLESLWQNYLKLPLIGLGAIGGVFLLYSLLNRPVFDLGLRWGLFKDASGKDFTNADFKGVKLDNVDFSKSILTGAKMQDASLVGANFQEANLDGVNFSNANLSRARLIRSSIIRAEFNKAQMNLVDLAGADLTRSNFVGARMEGANLKDSKIGNQGTETATKFSATTLLAWQIVNQPREGRNLANQDLSGLNLSFTSLKRANLTNVRLNYTDMTNTDLSGANLTGSQINGANWSGAKLNGINLTRVNFDRTKLPKTDEETICPNGAKGPCKFQ from the coding sequence ATGGCTTCCAATAAAAATATCCCACAAAAAAGTCAAGGCGCTAACGAACCTAATAAGCAACCAGTACAGTCTGATGCTACTGATGTCGATTGGATGATTATATCGGATATTAGTACGCGAATTGGCGGATCTCCAGACATCAAATCAGGATCAAATCAATCTCCAGTAATCTCACATTCCCAAGTGTCTAGGGATCAAGATGCTGATAATGATCTGGAAGATTTAGAATGGTTGCGATCGCTAGGTTTAGATGACCCAATTGAACGACCTACATCTAGGAATACATCAAACAAATCAAATAGTCAGGGTAGTACTACTCCTAACAACGAAGTTGAGAATATTGATTGGTTGATTGTGTCTGATCTCAAAACAAGGATGGATGACTCTGATAATGCAAGAGCTAATCCTTCATACCAAGATATTAGTCAACCTCAGACTACTCTTCAACAAGTGTCTGATAGTCTCAACTTAGAAGAGGACTTAGGCTTAGACGAATTAAACTTTTTAAGTGACTCTGATTTTTCTGACTTGGACTCTTTAGGCTTTGATACGTCAAACTCTCTGAGTATTGATGAGTTACAAAATGAGATCGATAATACAGAAGGTAAAATTAGAGAACTAGAAGAGCTACTAGATGATAATAAAGACTCAAGTTTCGACTTAAGTGATAATGACTGGGATAGTATCTCAGGAATATTAGACGATAATTTTATTCAGCCATCTAGCGGATTTGATCTAGATACCGTCAGTAGATCTTCCGAAACATCAGCTCAAGTTTCAGATGTTTTGGGGAATAATGACAAGGAATTTGAAAGTATAGCTCTAGTTGTTGAGCAATTACCTGAGACTTATTACGCGGATGACCTAGATAGTTTAGATAATTTATTAGCTAATGATTTAGATCTATTTGAAGAAGTGCAATCTGAAGAAGCGCAATCTGAAGAAATGCAATCTGAAGAAATGCAATTTAATCAGATTGTCGATGACTTTGAAGTTCAGGATAATTTCACAGGTCAGTTTGAGAATGAATGGCAAAATTCACTAGCCCAAGATCTACCTTTGGATGATTTTGAGTTTGGCAGTCTGGGAGTAGAAGTTGACAACACATTAGATGATGACTTTGCTGTTTCACCGTATCAAGGTTCCTTTAATCCAAATGTGAATGAAGATGAAATTTGGTCGAGTAATTCCTCAGAGCTTGAGCATTCTCACCTTGATGAATCGGTTGAGAATGCATTCACCAGTGATTGGGGAGAGGTTCCTAAAAATGAGATCGATGATGATGCTCTATGGGATATTCCTTCTAGCATAGATGGTGACTTAATATCTTCTACTACATCTATAGACAATGCTTTTGGCATATCTGATAACTGGGCTAGTGGATCGCCGCAAGTAGATGAGCCTGACTTACAAGAACATGGTGATTTTGAGCTAGTTAATATTCCTTCTGAAGCCTCAGAAAATGCTGATTTTGAATATCCCAATTTAGAATCTTCTAAATCAGAAGACTATGTTAGCTTTGAGCCAACTGTAGATTCTAGTATAGAATTTGCTGACTCATTATCCATTGAGCCAGAGTTTGATCGCCAAATTGAAGCACCTTTGGAACAGGTGTTTGAACAGCCAAACAATCAACTAGAAGACGCAGGTGATCTTGAGGATTGGGGTATAGAACTTACTTCTGAAGACGTAGACGTAGATAATGATATTAATGCTGATCTAAGTTGGGATGCATCGCTAGCAAATGAAAATATCATTGATACTGGGCTAGTTGATGAAGCGGATTGGAGTGAAAGCTTAGAAGCCGAAATTGATATTGACAATGAAACTGATTGGAGTGCGAGCCTAGAAGCTGAAATTAGTCGTGGTAACGATGCATGGCACAATGAGTTAGTTGAAACAGAAGATTATTTGCCTCCTTCAGATCAAGCTTCAGAAATTTTTAACGATGATTTGCTAGGTGCAGTTGATAATAACTTACTAGAGCAATCTCTCAATGAAGGCTTTGATTTTAGCAACAATAGCAACAATATTGGTGACAATGATTGGGCGATCGCTGATGGAGCTGATAATGGCAATGAATTACCTGAGAGTATCAGTAGTTCTGAAGCTATTAATTTAGAGTTCCCACAACCATATGAAGTTTTTAATGATATCTCAGGTAATCTAGATACTTCTGAACAAACTCTCCATCAGCAGCAGACTATCAATTCTAACGAATTTGTTGAACTTGATGCCTCATCTCACAATGATATCTATTCAACAGGTATAGAAATTAATGAATTTGAACAATCTGAGAATTATACCTCTCCATCATCAGAATGGGACATCCTTAGTGAATCTATTGCTGAGCAAATTACTGATTCTGATTTTGCTAATTATGCCGATAGTCTTGCTGTGGAAGAATTCCCTGACTCAGGGTTAGATGATAATTTTGCTAAATATGATGATAGCTCTGTTAATGATTTTGATAACTTTGATAATAATATAGTCCCACCAGCTAACGTTAGTTCAGTAGAATCTAATTGGGATGCAAATACTTCTCAATCACTGGTTACAGACAATAGCAATGCCAATGATAATTTAGGGGGTATGTTGGATGATGATTTTGATCTAGCTTCTTTTGATGAAGATAGCTTGCCAGAACTTCCCGTTGATGATTTCAGTCTTAACAGTATTCCTACAACACTCACACCAAACCGCCCTGTATCAGACTTACCCGTAGAAGAAGATTCACTCTCCGATGGATCTAGTCTTCCCCAGACTGATATCAATCTTGTGGATAGAGTGGAAAGCAACTTAGTTGGAGCTAGTGATCCCTTTGAAGAAGCTTTGGTAAATGATCTACTCAATGATAACTATGCAGAAGTAAATTTTCAAGAAGAAGCTTTAGCTCATGATTTGCTCAATGGGTTTGTGTCGGAATCAGAGGGTTTTAATGACTTTGTTTCAGTAAAAGAAGAGTCGTCTACTATTACCTCTCCAAGTTTAAATTTAGAAGCATCAAAGTTTGCTCTAACTACAAGCGATCATGATTTTTTAGATGATTTTGATCTAGCTAGTCTTGACCCACTCACTGACGATGGGTTTATCTCTGCCCAAATATCTACTGGGCTGACACCACCAACCCCGCAAATTGCTCCACCTCCTCCAAGTCTTCCTCCCCTTACTAAGCAAGAACCAACTTCTCCATCTGTCAACAACCCACCACCACCACCTTTTCTACCCCCATTGCCACCAAAGCGTAATCCCACTCAAGGTGGTAGTACACCGCCAATCCCCCCATCACGTCCTAATGCTACCTCTCAGCCACAGCCCCCAAATAGAATGGGTCGAAGCAATCAAGATGATTTTGATCGATTTCACTCTCAACCAGATCAACATAGACAGCGTAAACCGATCTCCTCAATTGATGAAGGCTGGTCAGAATTATTAGATGCTGATACTGTGCTTTCTGGAGGAAGAGCATCCACAGGAACTTCCTATAGTGATATAACAACGCCTCCAAGTGCAGGATCATCGGTCGGGAAAGCCCCACAAAACAGAGAACGGAGAGAGCGAAATTCTTCTGGTATGGCAAAGCGAAAAGAAACTGGATTACCTGATTTTAACGATCTTGGATTGGAAATTCATGATGACAATACAGATTGGTCAGGTTTGCTAGATAGCGGTGATTTATCCGACAGCATCACTACTATTAGTCCTCAGAATACCCAACTACCTTCGAGGATTAGAACTAATCCAACAGCCTCTTTGCGATCTGATATAACGGGTATAAGTGAGACGAGAGAAATTCCCCGCGATCGCCGTAGACCATCGGCAAGTTTTGGTGATTCGACACAAGCACGTATGGGTGCTACCCCTGATCAAATCGATTTTAATCGGTTTACTGAAGACAATTATGATGCTTATGGTGGCTATGATCAGCCAGTAGCATCGCCGCCGCCAAGCGCTTCTAGTAAGACTAAATTAACGATGCCTAGTGTTAGCTTGGAGTCACTATGGCAAAATTATCTCAAACTTCCTTTGATCGGATTAGGGGCGATCGGTGGAGTTTTTCTGCTCTATAGTTTGCTAAATAGACCTGTGTTCGATTTAGGCTTACGTTGGGGACTATTTAAAGATGCCAGTGGTAAAGATTTTACAAATGCCGATTTCAAAGGAGTCAAACTGGATAACGTTGACTTTAGCAAGTCCATTCTTACGGGTGCAAAAATGCAAGATGCAAGTCTTGTGGGTGCGAATTTTCAGGAAGCAAACCTTGATGGGGTGAACTTTTCCAATGCTAATTTGAGTCGAGCGAGATTAATCCGATCTAGTATTATCAGGGCAGAATTTAATAAGGCCCAAATGAATCTCGTTGATTTAGCAGGAGCCGACCTGACGCGCTCTAATTTTGTTGGGGCTAGAATGGAAGGGGCTAACCTGAAAGATTCTAAAATTGGTAATCAAGGAACAGAGACAGCTACAAAATTTAGTGCAACGACTTTACTTGCATGGCAAATCGTCAATCAACCTCGTGAAGGACGTAATTTGGCTAATCAAGATCTGTCGGGCTTAAATTTGAGCTTTACGAGTCTCAAACGAGCTAATTTAACCAATGTGAGGCTTAACTATACGGATATGACCAATACTGACTTAAGTGGGGCGAATCTAACAGGTAGTCAGATTAATGGAGCTAACTGGAGTGGAGCCAAGCTCAATGGAATTAACCTTACCCGTGTTAATTTCGATAGGACTAAGCTGCCAAAAACAGATGAGGAAACAATTTGTCCTAATGGAGCGAAAGGTCCTTGTAAATTTCAATAA
- a CDS encoding thiol-disulfide oxidoreductase DCC family protein — MNYVVIYDGNCNLCASFVSLLEKFDRGHQFCYIPMQDAQTLEIFNVTPEDCEMGMILIDRQVSTQRWQGSEAAEEITRLLPMGKAFISAYREIAPLKSLGDSTYIQIRDNRYKLFGKRDRTYQTAYPFGCAARK; from the coding sequence ATGAACTATGTTGTGATTTATGACGGTAATTGTAATCTCTGTGCTAGCTTTGTCAGCCTGCTAGAAAAGTTCGATCGCGGTCATCAGTTTTGCTATATCCCCATGCAAGATGCACAGACATTAGAAATCTTTAATGTCACACCTGAAGATTGTGAAATGGGGATGATCTTAATCGATCGCCAAGTTTCTACTCAAAGATGGCAAGGTAGTGAGGCGGCTGAAGAAATTACACGACTATTGCCTATGGGCAAAGCTTTTATATCAGCATATCGAGAGATCGCACCTCTTAAATCTCTTGGAGATTCGACCTATATTCAGATTAGAGACAATCGCTATAAACTATTTGGAAAACGCGATCGCACCTATCAGACTGCTTATCCATTTGGTTGTGCCGCGAGAAAGTAG
- a CDS encoding aldose epimerase family protein: MYTVSSQQKQYHTYILSDESANSQIEVVPERGGIVTSWRINNQEVFYLDTERFTHPDLSVRGGNPILFPLCGNLPSDTYNVDGTDYKIKQHGFARELPWTATSQSNDGGASVTIELGSNEQTKAVYPFDFHLAFTYTLRGNTLEIRQEYKNLSSTPMPFSSGFHPYFLCGDKNQIKANIPSGRYEDNRTKESFDFDGKFNFDQEEIDSVFGHLSSRSTSVVDRDRKLKIAIDYDDFYTYLVFWTVKGKDFYCLEPWSATRNSLNTKEYLTILEPNASCTATVSITASFF; this comes from the coding sequence GTGTATACAGTTTCTTCTCAGCAAAAGCAATACCATACCTATATCTTGTCTGATGAGAGCGCAAATTCTCAAATAGAAGTTGTGCCAGAGCGTGGTGGCATTGTCACAAGTTGGCGGATCAATAACCAAGAAGTTTTCTACCTTGATACTGAACGTTTTACCCATCCTGATTTGAGTGTTAGAGGTGGCAATCCGATTTTATTTCCACTCTGTGGCAACTTGCCTAGTGACACTTACAATGTCGATGGAACTGACTACAAAATCAAACAGCATGGCTTTGCCCGTGAGTTACCTTGGACAGCGACATCACAAAGTAATGATGGTGGAGCAAGTGTAACCATTGAGCTAGGTAGCAATGAACAAACTAAGGCGGTCTATCCATTTGATTTTCATTTAGCTTTTACCTACACATTGCGCGGCAATACCTTAGAGATTCGCCAAGAATACAAAAATCTCTCTTCTACACCGATGCCATTCTCTTCAGGCTTCCATCCCTATTTTCTCTGCGGTGACAAAAATCAGATTAAAGCCAATATTCCTTCTGGACGCTATGAGGATAATCGCACTAAGGAGAGTTTTGATTTTGATGGTAAGTTTAACTTCGATCAAGAAGAGATTGACTCAGTATTTGGACATCTTTCCAGTCGCTCAACTTCTGTAGTTGATCGCGATCGCAAACTTAAAATTGCGATCGATTACGATGATTTTTACACCTATCTGGTGTTTTGGACAGTTAAGGGCAAAGACTTCTATTGTCTAGAGCCTTGGAGTGCTACTCGCAATTCTTTGAATACTAAGGAGTATTTAACTATACTAGAACCTAATGCTAGCTGTACAGCCACAGTAAGTATTACTGCAAGTTTCTTTTAA
- the grpE gene encoding nucleotide exchange factor GrpE — MSDRTEILRHLMQLVGISSFQLLSDRTGMSRRAIDTLRKGNAATLRYVDLAKLAEVLQIEVNELIAKFISEPSNSEVSISAIAALREEYQRLQQKFEHQKQELRSQFERETIHQLESLLLQLPSAVYATQSNPNMLAKNILPLLRPIDMLLKKWGITMIGSVGAEVPYDPQQHQLMEGSAEIETGSMAIVRYIGYRQGEKLLYRARVSLN; from the coding sequence ATGAGCGATCGCACTGAAATATTACGTCACCTCATGCAGTTAGTTGGTATATCTAGCTTCCAATTACTTAGCGATCGCACAGGAATGTCACGTCGGGCGATCGATACGCTGCGTAAGGGTAACGCAGCGACATTGAGATATGTGGATTTAGCGAAGTTAGCAGAAGTGTTGCAAATTGAAGTCAACGAACTGATCGCTAAGTTTATTAGTGAGCCAAGTAATTCAGAAGTCTCAATTTCAGCGATCGCGGCTTTGCGCGAAGAATATCAACGCTTGCAGCAAAAATTTGAGCATCAAAAGCAAGAATTGCGATCGCAATTTGAACGAGAAACCATTCATCAATTAGAGTCTCTACTTTTGCAATTGCCATCAGCCGTCTATGCGACTCAAAGTAATCCGAATATGCTAGCCAAAAATATTTTGCCATTGTTGCGCCCTATTGATATGCTCTTAAAAAAGTGGGGAATTACTATGATCGGTTCCGTTGGTGCAGAAGTCCCCTATGATCCACAACAGCATCAATTAATGGAAGGAAGTGCCGAGATTGAAACAGGGTCTATGGCGATCGTGCGATATATTGGTTATCGGCAAGGGGAGAAATTGTTATATAGGGCTAGGGTTTCGCTAAACTAA
- a CDS encoding DUF2834 domain-containing protein, which yields MANKLGFWLIWILFGVYAFFFAPPDRPDTLTLIQKLIAGDWQSTNAYIVALFNLMGVFPCIYACMLASDGQGQKIPTWLFSLLSFLVGAFALLPYFALREPNPTFIGKKNWNVKILDSRFAGIGISAIALYFLAYGFANGNWADFIQQWQTSRFIHVMSLDFCMLSLMFPWLLSDDMERRGMTDDRFFSFIALIPLIGALIYLCLRSPLIENEQELTA from the coding sequence ATGGCTAATAAACTTGGATTTTGGTTGATTTGGATTTTATTTGGGGTTTATGCATTCTTCTTTGCACCACCCGATCGCCCTGACACATTGACGTTAATCCAAAAGCTGATCGCAGGTGACTGGCAAAGTACAAATGCTTATATTGTGGCTCTATTTAATTTGATGGGCGTTTTCCCCTGCATTTATGCTTGTATGTTAGCTAGTGATGGACAGGGGCAGAAAATACCAACTTGGTTATTTTCGTTGCTCTCATTTTTAGTAGGAGCCTTTGCCCTGTTGCCCTACTTTGCACTGCGTGAGCCAAATCCGACATTTATTGGCAAAAAAAATTGGAATGTCAAAATTTTAGATTCGCGTTTTGCAGGTATTGGGATTAGCGCGATCGCCCTTTATTTTTTAGCTTACGGATTCGCTAATGGTAATTGGGCTGATTTTATCCAGCAATGGCAAACCAGTCGATTTATCCATGTGATGAGTTTAGATTTTTGCATGTTGTCGCTGATGTTCCCTTGGTTGCTTAGTGATGACATGGAAAGACGCGGCATGACTGATGATCGCTTTTTTTCATTTATTGCACTTATCCCTCTTATAGGCGCATTAATTTATCTATGTTTGCGATCGCCTTTAATTGAAAATGAGCAAGAGTTAACAGCTTAA
- a CDS encoding fructosamine kinase family protein, giving the protein MWDEIEIAISQATGERFTSDRRQAQSGGCINQANRISDGQRQFFVKSNTANYLDMFAAEAIALKQMYATHTIRVPRPICWGIANDVAYLVMENLDLGDRQDWEAMGQNLAAMHRVTSDRGFGWERDNVIGATPQINNWTHSWLDFWIEYRLAFQFNLAKRKGWRSNIPEEKVYKALSRFFEDYQPQPSMVHGDLWGGNAAFVDGEPVIFDPALYFGDREVDLAMTELFGGFPSQFYRAYQVAYPLDSGYQQRKTLYNLYHILNHFNLFGGGYGSQANRMIENICQ; this is encoded by the coding sequence ATGTGGGATGAAATTGAGATCGCCATTTCGCAAGCAACGGGAGAGCGCTTTACCAGCGATCGCCGTCAAGCTCAGTCTGGTGGCTGCATCAATCAAGCCAATCGAATATCCGATGGTCAGCGCCAATTTTTTGTAAAGTCTAATACCGCTAACTATTTAGATATGTTTGCTGCTGAAGCGATCGCCCTCAAGCAAATGTATGCTACCCACACAATTCGCGTGCCACGGCCAATTTGTTGGGGGATTGCTAATGATGTGGCTTACTTAGTAATGGAAAATCTTGACTTAGGCGATCGTCAAGATTGGGAAGCAATGGGTCAAAATCTGGCGGCAATGCATCGAGTAACTAGCGATCGCGGATTTGGCTGGGAGCGTGACAATGTGATTGGAGCAACGCCGCAGATTAATAACTGGACTCATAGTTGGCTCGATTTTTGGATTGAATATCGGCTTGCCTTCCAGTTTAATTTGGCTAAACGCAAAGGTTGGCGCAGTAATATTCCCGAAGAAAAAGTTTATAAGGCTCTGTCGCGATTTTTTGAGGATTACCAACCCCAGCCTTCAATGGTGCATGGTGATCTCTGGGGTGGCAATGCGGCCTTCGTCGATGGGGAACCTGTGATTTTTGATCCTGCTTTGTATTTTGGCGATCGCGAAGTTGATTTGGCGATGACTGAGTTATTTGGAGGCTTCCCATCGCAGTTTTATCGAGCCTATCAAGTAGCTTATCCATTGGATTCAGGCTATCAACAGCGCAAGACTCTTTATAATCTCTATCACATTCTCAATCATTTCAATCTCTTTGGCGGCGGCTATGGCTCTCAAGCAAATCGCATGATTGAAAATATTTGCCAGTAA
- a CDS encoding LapA family protein, with the protein MRQLNFIVFFIVALALVLFALENTSPASIQIIPQLKVAAPISVELILAMGLGAVLAWIFSVWSGLQKSIDMRNKNVQIQNLQETVQNLSVEIEERKRLVSASAIDVEIDEDKSKN; encoded by the coding sequence ATGCGTCAGCTTAATTTTATAGTCTTTTTTATCGTTGCTCTTGCTTTAGTACTGTTTGCCTTAGAAAATACGTCACCAGCATCCATCCAAATCATCCCTCAGCTTAAAGTCGCTGCTCCGATCTCCGTCGAACTAATCTTGGCAATGGGCTTAGGTGCAGTTTTAGCTTGGATATTTAGCGTCTGGTCAGGTTTGCAAAAATCTATCGATATGCGGAATAAAAATGTGCAGATTCAGAATTTGCAAGAAACTGTCCAGAATTTAAGCGTGGAGATTGAGGAGCGCAAGCGCTTAGTTTCCGCCTCAGCGATCGATGTTGAGATCGATGAAGATAAGTCTAAAAACTAA
- a CDS encoding segregation/condensation protein A — MTLSIAESVTKDAIALLIDLAERGEIDPWDVQVIDVVDRFLSRLIVSDRRDLYDSGQAMLYASMLVLLKANSLSDMQSAYDQETTTDDDQGELDEEIATDSMRLPTDFDKRLRRLPVALPPKARRITLEELIAQIEAISEIVDRKTSKPTKRPSQSKVARKAAMKAIAQLAHKENLSEMVEEIERYFLLHPDEEIEISDLAAVFNDRVGVFWGLLLMSSQSKVELFQSEFYGKIQIVPTVKSPTIKELPFPNSSANSTVDSTQLQLKFAELKEVS; from the coding sequence ATGACCCTATCGATCGCTGAATCAGTTACCAAAGATGCCATTGCCCTCCTCATTGATCTTGCAGAAAGAGGCGAGATTGATCCTTGGGATGTGCAGGTGATCGATGTAGTCGATCGCTTTTTGTCGCGGTTAATTGTTAGCGATCGCCGCGATTTATATGACTCAGGTCAAGCGATGCTCTATGCATCGATGTTGGTCTTACTCAAAGCCAACTCATTATCGGATATGCAATCAGCCTATGATCAAGAAACTACTACCGATGATGATCAGGGTGAATTAGATGAAGAGATTGCCACCGACTCAATGCGCTTGCCCACGGATTTTGATAAACGGTTGCGCCGCTTGCCCGTGGCTTTGCCGCCAAAGGCGAGACGGATCACCCTAGAAGAGTTAATCGCGCAGATTGAGGCAATCTCTGAAATTGTTGATCGCAAAACTAGTAAACCCACCAAACGTCCTAGCCAAAGCAAAGTTGCTCGTAAAGCTGCTATGAAGGCGATCGCGCAGCTAGCTCACAAAGAAAATTTATCGGAGATGGTTGAGGAGATTGAGCGTTATTTTTTGCTGCATCCTGATGAAGAGATTGAGATATCTGATCTAGCAGCAGTATTTAATGATCGGGTGGGTGTATTTTGGGGCTTATTGTTAATGTCTTCTCAATCCAAAGTTGAGTTATTCCAATCAGAGTTTTATGGCAAAATCCAGATTGTGCCAACGGTCAAATCTCCAACGATCAAAGAATTGCCATTTCCAAATAGTTCAGCTAATTCCACAGTAGACTCTACTCAGTTACAATTGAAATTCGCTGAATTAAAAGAAGTTTCGTGA
- a CDS encoding PPC domain-containing protein: MKHLILSDYHRPQNLVKKFFVGLVAGVGAISLSLTSHDSVSLAQVNKTIYKPTAITSGVDVNDILTDKDIPTGQKGFARDYTINVQKDERLEIAVTSGSFDTVLSLLDSKGEVVAENDDAAGDSTNSLIFVKIRQSGNYIVRVSSFGGSSGGKFTLRVNRLQIIK, from the coding sequence GTGAAACATCTAATTTTATCTGACTATCATCGTCCTCAAAACTTGGTTAAGAAGTTTTTTGTTGGACTAGTTGCGGGAGTAGGTGCAATCTCTCTCAGTCTAACTAGTCATGATTCTGTGTCATTAGCACAGGTCAATAAAACTATCTATAAGCCAACGGCGATCACTAGTGGTGTAGACGTGAATGATATTCTTACTGATAAAGATATTCCGACTGGACAGAAAGGTTTTGCCCGAGACTATACGATTAATGTTCAAAAAGATGAGCGTTTGGAAATAGCAGTAACTTCTGGAAGCTTTGATACGGTATTGAGTCTATTAGATAGTAAAGGAGAAGTTGTTGCCGAAAATGACGATGCTGCGGGTGATAGTACTAATTCATTGATCTTTGTTAAAATACGTCAATCGGGAAATTACATTGTTAGAGTTTCGTCTTTTGGTGGTAGTAGTGGCGGTAAGTTTACACTGAGAGTCAATAGGCTCCAAATCATCAAATAG